A window from Moritella yayanosii encodes these proteins:
- a CDS encoding arsenate reductase (azurin) small subunit, translating to MIFDRKKRNAERKEKMKSESAEEHQKCMVSRRDFLMYSGALASTASVVSLSMFPGTAQAQSVRARIVGYPRQLIAKISEMKLNEPINFNYPDNGPNSRAIVTRMGVKAGGGLGVKQDIVAFSLMCTHQGGPLDGQYKVVGEHRVLGQCPFHLSTFDLRRHGIIVSGQAYESLPQVLLEQDGDDIYAVGIMGLLFGRTDNIIARQGA from the coding sequence ATGATCTTTGACAGAAAAAAACGCAATGCAGAGCGTAAAGAGAAAATGAAATCAGAAAGTGCAGAAGAGCATCAAAAATGCATGGTCTCACGTCGTGACTTTTTAATGTATAGCGGTGCGCTGGCAAGTACCGCGAGTGTGGTGTCACTGTCCATGTTCCCAGGTACGGCTCAGGCACAAAGTGTGCGAGCGCGAATCGTGGGTTATCCTCGACAGCTAATTGCCAAAATTAGCGAAATGAAACTCAATGAGCCAATTAACTTTAATTATCCGGATAATGGTCCTAACTCACGCGCAATCGTGACCAGAATGGGCGTTAAAGCAGGGGGGGGCCTTGGTGTTAAGCAAGATATTGTCGCCTTCTCATTAATGTGTACTCATCAAGGTGGGCCACTTGATGGTCAATACAAAGTGGTTGGTGAGCATCGCGTATTAGGGCAATGTCCATTCCATTTATCGACATTTGATCTACGCCGTCACGGTATTATTGTGTCGGGTCAAGCGTATGAAAGTCTACCGCAAGTATTGCTTGAACAAGATGGTGATGACATTTATGCCGTGGGCATTATGGGCCTGTTATTCGGTCGCACAGATAATATTATTGCCAGGCAGGGGGCTTAA
- a CDS encoding cytochrome-c peroxidase, giving the protein MSIKINLSTMAALLLTITTVPACAQQDDKNIKADKNVITAEMVAASLKPITLNGMILPALAPLGAVPVPADNPMTDEKIALGKKLFFDGRIGGDGSTPCVACHLPDLGWDVPTDLSIGYPGTVHWRNSQTIINAAYYGKLFWAGSSKSLESQAKSAAKGAVAGNGEDDIMEARLALIPEYVTSFNQVFGDNYPKVSNVWKAMAAFERTLIQTDTPLDNYLMGDETALSAQQLKGKTLFEGKAQCIACHNSALASDQKYYNVGVPTNLRWDSEALAQITFRYELYAKGSNEKMYRTTKADPGVYFRGKRKDMKGKFRTPSLRYTQYTAPYMHNGTLATLADVVDFYDRGGIAADGRSTGYPATKSELIKPLGLTANEKSDLLAFLGAFSGERITMDYPELPPYQRLFTEQQLAEATK; this is encoded by the coding sequence ATGAGCATTAAAATCAACTTGTCTACTATGGCTGCGTTATTGCTGACAATTACCACAGTTCCAGCATGCGCGCAGCAAGACGATAAGAACATTAAGGCAGATAAAAATGTGATCACGGCAGAGATGGTCGCCGCATCATTAAAACCTATCACGCTAAATGGCATGATATTACCCGCATTAGCGCCACTTGGTGCCGTACCGGTTCCAGCTGATAACCCCATGACAGATGAAAAAATTGCGTTAGGTAAAAAGCTGTTCTTTGATGGCCGCATTGGTGGTGATGGTTCAACACCTTGCGTCGCTTGTCACCTGCCAGATTTAGGTTGGGATGTACCGACCGATCTTTCTATTGGTTATCCGGGTACTGTGCATTGGCGTAACAGTCAAACCATCATTAACGCTGCTTATTATGGCAAATTATTCTGGGCCGGCTCAAGTAAATCCCTAGAAAGTCAGGCGAAGAGCGCGGCGAAAGGTGCGGTTGCTGGCAATGGTGAAGATGACATTATGGAAGCTCGTTTAGCGCTTATTCCTGAATATGTGACGAGTTTTAATCAAGTATTTGGTGATAACTATCCGAAGGTCAGTAATGTTTGGAAAGCCATGGCGGCATTTGAACGTACGCTAATACAAACTGATACGCCGTTAGATAACTACTTGATGGGCGATGAAACGGCATTATCGGCACAGCAACTCAAGGGTAAAACCTTATTTGAAGGTAAAGCACAATGTATTGCTTGCCATAATAGTGCATTAGCCAGTGATCAGAAATACTACAACGTTGGTGTACCGACTAACTTACGTTGGGATTCAGAAGCGCTTGCGCAGATCACTTTCCGCTATGAACTGTATGCGAAAGGCTCTAACGAGAAAATGTACCGAACAACCAAAGCCGATCCTGGGGTTTATTTCCGCGGCAAACGCAAAGACATGAAGGGTAAATTCCGTACCCCGAGCTTACGTTATACCCAATATACCGCCCCTTATATGCATAATGGTACGTTAGCAACTTTGGCCGATGTGGTTGATTTTTATGACCGTGGAGGGATCGCTGCTGATGGCCGCTCGACCGGTTATCCAGCGACTAAAAGTGAGCTAATCAAACCACTGGGTTTAACTGCGAATGAAAAATCAGACTTGTTGGCATTCTTAGGTGCTTTTTCTGGTGAGCGTATCACCATGGATTATCCAGAGCTACCTCCTTATCAGCGTCTATTTACCGAACAACAACTTGCGGAGGCGACAAAATGA
- a CDS encoding cytochrome-c peroxidase, with translation MKKTLILTAAISLSFSSWAATHTSEFGALPTLKVNAVKAELGKRLFYDPRLSGDGALSCASCHQPDSGFSHPDALAPAYPGSKGFRNVPTLINTAYKQIWFHDGRIGTNLNDVTREMLTEDWLMNMDMRLMQERVKQDPVYVSMFKAAGYGEPSNGSIRKAIPEFLKTLTSNTTPFDQGEMSELALKGQAVFTGKAGCVRCHNGPLLSDGKPHNTGVEENLDIFRDPLRHHTFIAFNMFMGNENYMNLKRDVGAHVQTHKADGSDMGKFMTPTLRELQQTAPYMHNGMMETLQDVVAFYNTGGGEDSNKDSRLKPLNLTWQEQKALVAFLKSLSSEPLTTEKHVWTQSDYNYAPIADWQNAKN, from the coding sequence ATGAAAAAAACGCTGATCCTTACTGCTGCTATTTCGTTATCATTTTCTAGCTGGGCCGCGACTCATACCAGCGAGTTTGGTGCGCTACCAACATTGAAAGTGAATGCCGTAAAAGCAGAACTAGGTAAACGTCTATTTTATGATCCACGTTTGTCCGGTGACGGGGCGCTATCTTGCGCATCATGCCATCAACCTGACAGTGGTTTCTCTCACCCTGATGCGTTAGCGCCTGCTTATCCCGGCAGTAAAGGTTTTCGTAATGTTCCGACATTGATTAATACCGCTTATAAACAAATATGGTTTCATGACGGTCGTATCGGTACTAATTTAAACGATGTAACGCGTGAAATGTTAACTGAAGATTGGTTAATGAACATGGATATGCGTTTGATGCAAGAGCGTGTTAAGCAAGATCCTGTGTATGTGAGCATGTTTAAAGCCGCGGGTTATGGTGAGCCTTCTAATGGTTCTATTCGTAAAGCGATTCCTGAGTTTCTCAAAACATTAACCTCCAATACCACGCCATTTGATCAAGGTGAGATGTCAGAACTCGCCCTTAAAGGTCAAGCTGTATTTACCGGTAAAGCGGGTTGTGTGCGATGCCACAATGGACCTTTATTAAGTGATGGCAAACCTCACAATACCGGTGTTGAAGAAAACCTCGATATTTTCCGTGACCCTCTACGTCATCACACCTTTATCGCCTTTAACATGTTCATGGGTAATGAAAATTACATGAACTTGAAACGTGATGTGGGTGCGCATGTGCAAACCCATAAAGCCGATGGTTCTGATATGGGTAAATTTATGACCCCAACATTGCGTGAATTACAGCAAACAGCACCTTATATGCACAACGGCATGATGGAAACCCTGCAAGATGTGGTGGCGTTTTATAATACCGGTGGTGGTGAGGACAGCAACAAAGACAGCCGTTTAAAACCGTTGAATTTGACGTGGCAAGAACAAAAAGCCTTGGTTGCATTTTTGAAGTCGCTGTCAAGTGAACCATTAACGACTGAAAAGCACGTTTGGACTCAGTCTGATTATAACTATGCACCCATTGCCGATTGGCAAAATGCTAAAAACTAA